DNA sequence from the Leptospira limi genome:
GAAGAAAAATCCAGAAACTTTCGCAATACATCATTTTGTTGGGAACGAGTGCTTGCGTCATGGTAAAGATCCATACCAATTTCACCAATCGCTGCAAACTTAGGATCATTCATTCGGGATTTTGCTAAATCTAAAATTTGATCGGCATTAGGGAATTCATGAGTTTCTGTTGGATGGCATCCAATGGAATACGAAATCTTTAATTCATCTGTAGAGTATATATCTGAAATACGAACAGCTTCGATGGAACTTGGTAGATCAATGCCAATCTGCACCAGTTGGTCTACTCCAGCCATTCGGGATTTCTCCAGGGTTTCTTCGATACTTTGTCCTTGTTCTCGAATTATGTCTAAGTGGCAATGTGTGTCGATCAACGAATATCCCATAAATAGCAAGATTTGTAATTTCCACTGGATGAAAATGAAAATTCAATCGAAAGATATAGTGGGTAGATTAACTTTTGTTTAAATCATCGTAGGTCTATAACGAACGTGGAAGTAAAACAAAGACTACATTTAATTTTTTACCGACTTCGGTATAAAGTCCAGGAATGGAAGCTTAAGTTGTCCCAACGTTACGAAGATTTGGACAAAAAAGGTCGTGAAAAACTGACCATTATGGTCATTCCTCATACTGACCGAAAAACCATTAACTTTGTCATCTCTTACAAGGCCATTTCTATCTTCATTGGTATCATGGTAGTGTTACTTGTCATCAGTGCGGTAAACGTTTTATCTCATAGTGGATCCATCCACCAACTCACAGAACTCAATTTAACCAATAAAGACTTTATTAGACAATCATCTAAGATGAAAGAAGAGGTAAACTCTCTTCACGAAACCATCCAATACTACTATGACCGTATCTCTAACCTTTATATCAAATTAGGTGGAGATCCATCTCGCGTATCAAAAGGGATGGGTGGACAAGCGGGACAATTCCTTGCTTTACAAGGAACACCTCAAACTGACATCACAGATGAATCCTTTCGCATTAAAGAAGACATTCATAATTTAAAATTATCATCAGAGCTTTCTGAAGAAATTATCAAACTCATCAAAAAAAGAAAAAGCATCATTAAAAACACACCATCGATTTGGCCCACAAAAGGGTATGTATTGTTTCCCTTTGGAAAGTACATCTCACCAATTACTGGCAAAGAAGAAATCAATCGTGGTTTGGACATTGGATCTTTTCCAGGAGCAGAAGTCATTGCTACCGCACCTGGTTTAGTGTTTGATACTGGATACTCACCAGCGACTGGTTATTATGTAAAAATTTCCCACAGATTTGGTTGGAAAACGATCTACTCAAATTTAGATCGAATCCGTGTGAAGAAAAACGAAAAACTCTCAAAGGGTGACATTCTTGGATATGTCGGAAAATCGCCTGAAAATCCGATTTACCACCTTCATTATGAAGTACATGTTGGTACCCAAGCGTTGAATCCGTTTTCGTTTCTCAACCAAATCCAAGAATAATGTCGAATCCATCAACAGAAGAAGAATTTTTAGTTAATAGCATCATCGGAGAAGGGGCTGAGTTCACTGGTGAATTTAAGTTCCCTGGTCTCATCCGTATCGATGGAAAATTTCGTGGAGTTCTTGAAACTACAGGAAAGGTCCTCATCGGAAAGTCAGGAATCGTCGATACTGATATCAAAGCACGAGTTGTGGTTGCTGGTGGAGAAATCCGCGGAAATATTTATGCAACAGAACGTGTAACACTACTTTCAAGTTGTCGATTAGAAGGGGACATTGTCACTCCTCGCCTCATCGTTGAAGAAGGTGTAGTGTTCCACGGGAAATGTACAATTAACCCCACTCGTCATTAGGCGGGTTTATGATCATCCAAAACAACAACCCCAAGTCGGTCTCGACTCAGGCAAAAAAAGGTTCCAAAGAAAAACTCAATGGTTCCTTTGCTCCCGTCGATGAAGCCAAACAAAGTTTTTTAGAAATTTTAGAATCGATTGTTCCTTCTGGAAAAGAAGAAACAAGAGAACTGAATGAACTTTGGAAAGATTTACCTGATTTGGAAAAAGACCTAATCAAAGATCCCAATCACAAAAACCTCGAATCGTACAAAAAACATATCAAACAAATAGCCGAACTCATTCTCAAAAAAAACTACAAAGTGATGCAAGCACCCCAACGCGGACGAAATGACCAAAAAGACGTTCGTTATGTGAAGGTAGTGGATGAAAAATTGGACCTTTTGGCAAAAACCATGTTTTCACCCAACAACAGTGCCTTTGTTATTTTGAAACAATTAGATGAAATCAGAGGTCTACTCATTGATCTAAAAGGATAATTCATTGCAAACACCTGACCGACCTAAGTCAAAAAACCTCCGAGTCCTTTCTAAAACTTTTTCCTATTTAAAACCATACCGAATCCAAATGATCCTCTCTTCGTTTGCTCTCCTTTTTACAGCGGGGGTTACTTTGGGTCTTGGACAAGGATTACGCCATTTAGTGGATGCAGGATTCTCTGCTAAATCCAAACAAGAATTAGGTTATGCTCTTGTCTTTATCATCTTCGTTGGAATCCTCCTTGCAATTGGAACTTACATTCGGCATTATACAGTTTCATGGATCGGTGAAAGAGTCGCTTCTGACATTCGCATTGATGTATTCAAACACATCATCTTCATCCATCCCAGTTTTTTTGAATCCAACTCTCCTGGGGAAATCCAATCCCGAATTACAACCGATACTACTCTCATCCAAACTGTCATTGGTTCTTCTGCCTCGATTGCTCTCCGAAATATTTTGATGTTTGTCGGTGGGATTATTTTTCTTTTTATCACCAATGCAAAACTCACTATGATTGTTCTTATCAGTGTTCCCTTTATTGTGTTTCCCATTCTATTCTATGGAAAACGTGTGAGAAACCTTTCTCGAAACACTCAGGATAAAATTGCGAATATTGGAACCTATGTAAGCGAATCCCTTCTCAACATCAAAATTTTACAATCCTTCCACCACCAAAAAGTAGATATCGATGTATTCTCCAAAACCGTCGAAGATGCTTTTACCGTTGCAGTTGCCAGAATTAGACAACGGGCACTTCTCATCGGAACTGTCATTTTATTCATTCTAACTGGAATTAGTTTTATGTTATGGGTTGGTGGAACAGATGTCCTCGAAGGAAAAATCACAGGGGGAGAACTCATTGCATTTTCCTTTTATGCCATCATGGTTGCAAACAGTGTAGGAGCTGTGTCTGAAGTTCTAGGAGATTTACAAAGAGCAGCAGGTGCAACAGAAAGACTCATGGAACTTTTGTTATCCGAATCTGAAATCAAAAATCCAATTCTTGCAAAACCTATTTCAGAAGTATTCCATTCCCAAAACTCTTTAGTTTTAAAAAACGGTTCAGGGAAACAAAATGGACTTACAATCCTTTTAAAGGATTTAACATTTTCGTATCCTTCACGTCCGGAATCGAAAGCCATCAAAGGAATCAATTTAGAAATTCCTGCCAATAAAACCACAGCTCTTGTTGGACCATCAGGAGGAGGAAAGAGTACATTATTCGAACTCATCCTACGTTTTTATGACCCAACTTCAGGTTCCATCTCCATCGGTGGAATCAATATTAAAGATTTAGAGTTAGGAGACTTACGTTCCCTCATCGGATTTGTTCCCCAACAACCAATACTCTTCAGTGGAACCCTACGAGAGAATATAGCCTATGGAAAACCGAATGCAAGTTTCGAAGAAATCCAAACTGCAGCAGAAAATGCTTATGTGATGGAATTTTTAAACCAGTTACCAGATGGGTTTGATACGAACTTAGGGCACTTGGGTACAAGATTATCTGGAGGACAAAAACAAAGGATTGCAATCGCAAGGGCCATCCTCCGAAATCCAAGAATCCTTCTACTCGATGAAGCGACATCAGCACTTGATTCAGAATCCGAACAGATGATCCAAAGAGCTTTGGATTTTCTAGTAAAGGAAAGAACAACCATTATGATAGCACATCGTCTTTCGACAGTTGTGAAATCAGATCAAATTGTTGTGATTAAGGAAGGAGAAATTGAGTCCGTTGGAACACACGACGAACTCTTACGAACAAGTGAGTTGTATGAGCGTTTAGCGAAATTACAATTTCACACCGAGTTGCTCTAAGATTCGTTCCATATCACTTAGGTTGGCATAGGAAAAAACAATTTTACCTTTGCCATTGGTTTCATTATGAGACACTTCCACCTTAGAACTAAATTTATTCCTTAACTTTGTTTCTAGTTTCACAATGCTTGCATCACGTTTGTCAGATACACTCGTCGAGGAATTAGATTTTTTATCAGGGTTCAAAAGATTAGAAACATAGTTTTCCACTTCACGAACATTCCAACCTTCTGTGATCACTTTTTGAGCGACCTCAAATTGTTTTTTGGAATCGGGAATCGAAAGAAGAGGGCGCGCTTGTCCTTCTGAAAGTTTCCCTTCCTTCACCCAATCTTGTAATGGTTTTGGCAATGCAAGGAGTCGAATCAAATTGGAAATGGTTGCTCTGTTTTTACCCACACGAGTGGCCAGGTCAGTAACCTTTAACCCTCGTTTGTCGATGATGGCTTGGTAAGCATACGCTTCATCCATTGGATTTAAATTTTCCCTTTGGATATTTTCTATCAGGGCAAGTTCCATCATATCTGCTTCGGATAGATCCCGAACAATCGCTGGTATCTTTGCAAAACCTGCAAGTTTACACGCACGTAATCTTCTTTCTCCAGCTACTAAAAGGAAACCTGAACCAGATGGATTTTTTTGAACAACGATGGGTTGGATCACACCATGTTCCACAATTGTATATGATAATTCTTGGATAGATGCGTCTGAAAATTGTTTTCTAGGTTGGTGAGGGTTTGGAGCTATTTCAGATACTTTGATTTCTCTAAGACCCGACTGTTCGTCCTTAGAAATTTCAACATTGTTCTCATTGACTGGAATTAAATTACCAAGTCCTCTTCCTAAAACTTTTCCTTTGCCGAGTGCCATACCTTATGCCCTCCCTACAATTTCTTCCGCTAAACTTTTATAACTTTTTGCACCAACACCATCAGGATCATAGTAGTTGATAGGTTTACCGAAGGAAGGTGCTTCTGATAATTTTACATTCCGAGGAATGACAGTTTCATAAACTTTTTCTTTGAAATAGTTTCTCACATCATCTGCAACTTGGTTTGCGAGGTTCGTACGTTTGTCATACATCGTAAGAAGAACACCTTCAAGAGCAAGAGAAGGATTCCATTGTGACTGCACTAAGGAAATGATTCTCATAAGTTGTGAAAGTCCTTCGAGTGCGAAGTACTCTGTTTGTAAAGTGATCATCACTGATTGAGAAGCACAAAGTGCATTGATGGTTAATACGCCAAGAGAAGGGGGACAATCGATTAAAATATAATCATAAGATTCTTTGATGGAAGCAAGAGCATCTTTGAGTTTGAATTCTTTTTTCTCAATTCCAAGAAAGTCTACTTCAAGTCCTGAAAGGTTAATATTCGATGGAATGATATCTAGATTTTGAACAAAAGTTTTTTGGATCGCCTCTCTAGCTGATAACTCTCCGATCATTACTTCATAAGTTGTTTTATTCAGTGATTGTACTTCTAAACCAAGTCCAGATCCTGAATTACCCTGTGGGTCAATATCAAGTAGAAGAACTTTTTTTCCCAGATCAACAAGATTGGATGCTAAGTTGATCGCAGTCGTTGTTTTTCCAACGCCACCCTTTTGGTTACTGATCGATACGATTTTACCCATTCTTGTTTTTTGTCTCCTTTACGATTTCTTTCCAGTCACGGGGGTATCCCTTTTTCGGAAGTGAATTCTTTTGCAGTATTTTGATATGTCTCTTTCCAACAAACTCTAATTCAGGAATGGGAATTTCTTTTTTCATCACAAACCCATTATTAATCAGGACCTCTGTTTCTTTTTCCAGATCTGGATACGGTTGCGCAAGAAAGGGACATAAGATTCCTTTTTGTTTTACCATTCTCGATGTGACTTCCGCGATGTAAGGATAGGGAACCATAGCTCTGGAAGTGACTACATCGAAATTAGAATTGATCTCTTCTGTGCGCGCATAGATAAACTCAACACGTTTTGAAACTTTAGAAAGACTTCCAGACGTGACTTCCGTTTCCAACAAAGCTAGTTTTCGTTTTTGAGAATCTACTAAGAAGACATGCGGTGCTTTTTTCAAGAGCGCAAATAGAAATCCAGGCAAACCTGGTCCTGTTCCGACATCAGCTACATTTGTTTCACGTGAAACATATCCTGTAGTTTTCAATTTCCAAACAAAGATCATCGATTCTATAATATGTCTCTCTAGAATCTTTTCTGAATCATTTCTGGAAAAGAATCCCCCTTTCTCATTATCTCGTTTTAAAAACTCATAAAAGTTTTTCACAAGCTCCCAATCAAATTCTGGTTCGATTAATGGAAAGAGTTCTGGGATGATCGTTTGGATTTCTTCTTGGATAGTTTTTTCTGACATAATCGTATTATCGTTTTATAGAATTTCGCCGATGTCTCCTGTAGGAGAAATCATTTCCATGTTTCGATTGTTTATTTTTTTCATCATCTTATCCTTCCCCATCTTAGGTTACACTCCAGGCAAATGGTCCCACAAAGATGCCTACCTTTTCAAAAAGGTAAAAAAAGTTCCAAACAAAGAGATCGTTCGTAATGCCGAGGGCCAAGTGATTTATGTTGCAGAATATGAATACAGCTCAGATGGAAAATTAATCTCCGAATCTTATTCAGACAAAGAAGGGAAGGGAGATGGAAAGACAACCTTCCGTTATACAGATGGATTGTTAACCAGTGAAGAAGTGTATGATAATGGCGGTCACCTTGTCGAACGTAAGGACTTCCAATTTAAAGGTCGTGCTTTGAAAAAGATGAACGTGAAAGATGCTGAAGGAAAACTCGTGATGGTTTATTCCATTGAGAGCGATGGAGAAGGAAACGTCTTTGCTGCCGAAGGTAAAAATTTAGAAACCAAAGACACCGAATCCTTTCGTTTCCAAATCGATCCGAAACGACCTAATGTACAAATCCAATATTTAACCGACGATAAGAAGAAGGGACTAGGTGAAATCCATTTCAAATTTGATACGAAAGGCAACTTAGTCGAAAGGGAATTTTTCCAAGGCGAGAATCGTAGGGTTCACAAATTGAAATACAAATCGGATGGAAGTTTAGA
Encoded proteins:
- a CDS encoding M23 family metallopeptidase; this encodes MEVKQRLHLIFYRLRYKVQEWKLKLSQRYEDLDKKGREKLTIMVIPHTDRKTINFVISYKAISIFIGIMVVLLVISAVNVLSHSGSIHQLTELNLTNKDFIRQSSKMKEEVNSLHETIQYYYDRISNLYIKLGGDPSRVSKGMGGQAGQFLALQGTPQTDITDESFRIKEDIHNLKLSSELSEEIIKLIKKRKSIIKNTPSIWPTKGYVLFPFGKYISPITGKEEINRGLDIGSFPGAEVIATAPGLVFDTGYSPATGYYVKISHRFGWKTIYSNLDRIRVKKNEKLSKGDILGYVGKSPENPIYHLHYEVHVGTQALNPFSFLNQIQE
- a CDS encoding ABC transporter transmembrane domain-containing protein — its product is MQTPDRPKSKNLRVLSKTFSYLKPYRIQMILSSFALLFTAGVTLGLGQGLRHLVDAGFSAKSKQELGYALVFIIFVGILLAIGTYIRHYTVSWIGERVASDIRIDVFKHIIFIHPSFFESNSPGEIQSRITTDTTLIQTVIGSSASIALRNILMFVGGIIFLFITNAKLTMIVLISVPFIVFPILFYGKRVRNLSRNTQDKIANIGTYVSESLLNIKILQSFHHQKVDIDVFSKTVEDAFTVAVARIRQRALLIGTVILFILTGISFMLWVGGTDVLEGKITGGELIAFSFYAIMVANSVGAVSEVLGDLQRAAGATERLMELLLSESEIKNPILAKPISEVFHSQNSLVLKNGSGKQNGLTILLKDLTFSYPSRPESKAIKGINLEIPANKTTALVGPSGGGKSTLFELILRFYDPTSGSISIGGINIKDLELGDLRSLIGFVPQQPILFSGTLRENIAYGKPNASFEEIQTAAENAYVMEFLNQLPDGFDTNLGHLGTRLSGGQKQRIAIARAILRNPRILLLDEATSALDSESEQMIQRALDFLVKERTTIMIAHRLSTVVKSDQIVVIKEGEIESVGTHDELLRTSELYERLAKLQFHTELL
- a CDS encoding YaaR family protein, with amino-acid sequence MIIQNNNPKSVSTQAKKGSKEKLNGSFAPVDEAKQSFLEILESIVPSGKEETRELNELWKDLPDLEKDLIKDPNHKNLESYKKHIKQIAELILKKNYKVMQAPQRGRNDQKDVRYVKVVDEKLDLLAKTMFSPNNSAFVILKQLDEIRGLLIDLKG
- a CDS encoding ParA family protein; translated protein: MGKIVSISNQKGGVGKTTTAINLASNLVDLGKKVLLLDIDPQGNSGSGLGLEVQSLNKTTYEVMIGELSAREAIQKTFVQNLDIIPSNINLSGLEVDFLGIEKKEFKLKDALASIKESYDYILIDCPPSLGVLTINALCASQSVMITLQTEYFALEGLSQLMRIISLVQSQWNPSLALEGVLLTMYDKRTNLANQVADDVRNYFKEKVYETVIPRNVKLSEAPSFGKPINYYDPDGVGAKSYKSLAEEIVGRA
- a CDS encoding ParB/RepB/Spo0J family partition protein, yielding MALGKGKVLGRGLGNLIPVNENNVEISKDEQSGLREIKVSEIAPNPHQPRKQFSDASIQELSYTIVEHGVIQPIVVQKNPSGSGFLLVAGERRLRACKLAGFAKIPAIVRDLSEADMMELALIENIQRENLNPMDEAYAYQAIIDKRGLKVTDLATRVGKNRATISNLIRLLALPKPLQDWVKEGKLSEGQARPLLSIPDSKKQFEVAQKVITEGWNVREVENYVSNLLNPDKKSNSSTSVSDKRDASIVKLETKLRNKFSSKVEVSHNETNGKGKIVFSYANLSDMERILEQLGVKL
- a CDS encoding RsmG family class I SAM-dependent methyltransferase; translation: MSEKTIQEEIQTIIPELFPLIEPEFDWELVKNFYEFLKRDNEKGGFFSRNDSEKILERHIIESMIFVWKLKTTGYVSRETNVADVGTGPGLPGFLFALLKKAPHVFLVDSQKRKLALLETEVTSGSLSKVSKRVEFIYARTEEINSNFDVVTSRAMVPYPYIAEVTSRMVKQKGILCPFLAQPYPDLEKETEVLINNGFVMKKEIPIPELEFVGKRHIKILQKNSLPKKGYPRDWKEIVKETKNKNG
- a CDS encoding bactofilin family protein; protein product: MSNPSTEEEFLVNSIIGEGAEFTGEFKFPGLIRIDGKFRGVLETTGKVLIGKSGIVDTDIKARVVVAGGEIRGNIYATERVTLLSSCRLEGDIVTPRLIVEEGVVFHGKCTINPTRH